One genomic segment of Culicoides brevitarsis isolate CSIRO-B50_1 unplaced genomic scaffold, AGI_CSIRO_Cbre_v1 contig_15, whole genome shotgun sequence includes these proteins:
- the LOC134836333 gene encoding histone H2B: MAPKTSGKAAKKAGKAQKNIAKGDKKHRKRRKESYAIYIYKVLKQVHPDTGVSSKAMSIMNSFVNDIFERIAAEASRLAHYNKRSTITSREIQTAVRLLLPGELAKHAVSEGTKAVTKYTSSK, encoded by the coding sequence ATGGCACCAAAAACCAGTGGAAAAGCCGCCAAGAAGGCAGGAAAGGCCCAAAAGAACATCGCGAAGGGCGACAAGAAGCACCGCAAACGCCGCAAGGAATCGTATGCTATCTACATCTACAAGGTCTTGAAACAAGTCCATCCCGATACCGGTGTCTCTTCAAAGGCCATGAGCATCATGAACAGCTTCGTCAACGATATCTTCGAACGTATCGCTGCTGAGGCCAGCCGCTTGGCTCACTACAACAAACGCTCGACAATCACATCTCGGGAGATCCAAACTGCCGTCAGATTGTTGTTGCCCGGAGAATTGGCCAAGCACGCTGTCTCTGAAGGAACCAAGGCTGTCACCAAATACACCAGCTCCAAGTAA
- the LOC134836332 gene encoding histone H2A, giving the protein MSGRGKGGKVKAKAKSRSNRAGLQFPVGRIHRLLRKGNYAERVGAGAPVYLAAVMEYLAAEVLELAGNAARDNKKTRIIPRHLQLAIRNDEELNKLLSGVTIAQGGVLPNIQAVLLPKKTEKSS; this is encoded by the coding sequence atgtctggACGTGGTAAAGGAGGAAAAGTTAAGGCTAAGGCCAAGTCTCGCTCAAACCGTGCTGGATTACAATTCCCAGTCGGTCGTATTCACCGTCTTTTGCGCAAAGGCAACTATGCTGAGCGTGTTGGTGCCGGTGCTCCGGTTTACTTAGCTGCCGTCATGGAATACTTGGCCGCTGAAGTTTTGGAGTTGGCAGGAAACGCTGCTCGTGACAACAAGAAGACCCGTATCATCCCACGTCACTTGCAATTGGCCATCCGTAATGACGAAGAATTGAACAAATTGTTGTCCGGAGTCACAATCGCACAAGGTGGTGTCTTGCCCAACATCCAAGCTGTCTTGTTGCCCAAGAAGAccgaaaaatcatcataa
- the LOC134836335 gene encoding histone H4 — protein sequence MTGRGKGGKGLGKGGAKRHRKVLRDNIQGITKPAIRRLARRGGVKRISGLIYEETRGVLKVFLENVIRDAVTYTEHAKRKTVTAMDVVYALKRQGRTLYGFGG from the coding sequence atgaCTGGCCGTGGTAAAGGAGGAAAGGGTCTCGGTAAAGGAGGCGCCAAACGTCATCGTAAAGTATTGCGTGATAACATCCAAGGTATCACCAAGCCCGCTATCCGTCGTCTTGCACGTCGTGGTGGTGTCAAGCGTATCTCTGGCTTGATCTACGAAGAAACTCGTGGAGTCTTGAAAGTTTTCTTGGAAAACGTCATCCGTGATGCCGTCACATACACTGAGCATGCCAAGCGTAAGACCGTCACAGCCATGGATGTCGTCTATGCTTTGAAACGCCAAGGCCGCACATTGTACGGTTTCGGAGGTTAA
- the LOC134836317 gene encoding histone H1A-like — MSDAVVEPTPVAASPAAKKTKTPKAAAGPKKPKAKPTHAPTATLVLAAVKELKDRKGSSLSAIKKYIAANNKVDVEKLAPFIRKFLKSAVLSGKLVQVKGKGASGSFKLPAKEKVEKKPKVAKKPAAKKTAAKKPATKKVAKKPVAKKSTEKKEKAVKAKAAKKAGTVKPKQKATKPKAAKPAAAKKPKTPKKAAAKKPAAAKKPAAKKAAPKKK, encoded by the coding sequence ATGTCTGACGCTGTTGTCGAACCCACACCCGTTGCTGCCTCACCAGCTGCCAAGAAGACCAAGACCCCCAAAGCCGCTGCTGGCCCCAAAAAGCCAAAGGCCAAGCCGACTCACGCACCAACTGCCACATTGGTTTTGGCTGCCGTCAAGGAATTGAAAGACCGCAAAGGATCTTCCTTGTCTGCCATCAAGAAGTACATCGCCGCCAACAACAAGGTCGATGTCGAGAAATTGGCTCCATTCATCAGAAAATTCTTGAAGAGCGCCGTTCTCAGTGGCAAATTGGTCCAAGTTAAGGGAAAAGGAGCTTCTGGATCATTCAAATTGCCCGCCAAGGAGAAGGTCGAGAAGAAACCCAAAGTTGCCAAGAAGCCCGCAGCGAAGAAAACTGCCGCCAAGAAGCCAGCAACAAAGAAGGTTGCTAAGAAGCCCGTTGCCAAGAAGAGCactgaaaagaaagaaaaggcaGTCAAAGCTAAAGCTGCCAAGAAAGCCGGCACAGTGAAACCCAAACAAAAGGCCACAAAGCCAAAGGCAGCCAAACCCGCAGCAGCAAAGAAGCCAAAGACACCCAAAAAGGCCGCAGCAAAGAAACCAGCAGCAGCGAAGAAACCTGCCGCCAAGAAAGCTGCAccaaaaaagaagtaa
- the LOC134836322 gene encoding histone H3-like: MARTKQTARKSTGGKAPRKQLATKAARKSAPATGGVKKPHRYRPGTVALREIRRYQKSTELLIRKLPFQRLVREIAQDFKTDLRFQSSAVLALQEASEAYLVGLFEDTNLCAIHAKRVTIMPKDIQLARRIRGERAMARTKQTARKSTGGKAPRKQLATKAARKSAPATGGVKKPHRYRPGTVALREIRRYQKSTELLIRKLPFQRLVREIAQDFKTDLRFQSSAVLALQEASEAYLVGLFEDTNLCAIHAKRVTIMPKDIQLARRIRGERA, encoded by the exons atggcccGTACCAAGCAAACTGCCCGTAAATCCACTGGAGGAAAAGCTCCCCGCAAACAATTGGCAACCAAGGCTGCCCGCAAAAGCGCACCAGCCACCGGTGGAGTCAAGAAGCCTCATCGTTATCGCCCCGGTACCGTCGCTCTTCGTGAGATCCGTCGTTACCAAAAATCGACTGAGCTCTTGATCCGCAAATTGCCTTTCCAACGTTTAGTCCGTGAGATCGCTCAAGATTTCAAGACTGACTTGCGTTTCCAAAGCTCTGCCGTCTTGGCTCTCCAAGAAGCTAGCGAAGCCTACTTGGTTGGTTTGTTCGAAGACACCAACTTGTGCGCTATCCATGCCAAACGTGTCACCATCATGCCAAAGGACATCCAATTGGCTCGTCGTATCCGTGGAGAACGTGCT atggcccGTACCAAGCAAACTGCCCGTAAATCCACTGGAGGAAAAGCTCCCCGTAAACAATTGGCAACCAAGGCTGCCCGCAAAAGCGCACCAGCCACCGGTGGAGTCAAGAAGCCTCATCGTTATCGCCCCGGTACCGTCGCTCTTCGTGAGATCCGTCGTTACCAAAAATCGACTGAGCTCTTGATCCGCAAATTGCCTTTCCAACGTTTAGTCCGTGAGATCGCTCAAGATTTCAAGACTGACTTGCGTTTCCAAAGCTCTGCCGTCTTGGCTCTCCAAGAAGCTAGCGAAGCCTACTTGGTTGGTTTGTTCGAAGACACCAACTTGTGCGCTATCCATGCCAAACGTGTCACCATCATGCCAAAGGACATCCAATTGGCTCGTCGTATCCGTGGAGAACGTGCTTAA
- the LOC134836346 gene encoding histone H4-like encodes MNGRGKGGKGLGKGGAKRHRKVLRDNIQGITKPAIRRLARRGGVKRISGLIYEETRGVLKVFLENVIRDAVTYTEHAKRKTVTAMDVVYALKRQGRTLYGFGG; translated from the coding sequence atgaatggCCGTGGTAAAGGAGGAAAGGGTCTCGGTAAAGGAGGCGCCAAACGTCATCGTAAAGTATTGCGTGATAACATCCAAGGTATCACCAAGCCCGCTATCCGTCGTCTTGCACGTCGTGGTGGTGTCAAGCGTATCTCTGGCTTGATCTACGAAGAAACTCGTGGAGTCTTGAAAGTTTTCTTGGAAAACGTCATCCGTGATGCCGTCACATACACTGAGCATGCCAAGCGTAAGACCGTCACAGCCATGGATGTCGTCTATGCTTTGAAACGCCAAGGCCGCACATTGTACGGTTTCGGAGGTTAA